A portion of the Cetobacterium ceti genome contains these proteins:
- a CDS encoding ParA family protein — protein sequence MKKIVVANNKGGVSKTTSVLNLAGYFANKKYKVLVIDLDPQANLTDSFGVEIENTENNAYLALKEKNIESYILKINENIDLLPANLDLEKANLDFVSILGRELLLRKGLSKVEKNYDICLIDTSPNLSTLTLNALSCADSVYIPLRTGYYEMRGVSVLLDVIEQIKEDINPKLILGGVFLTQYDNRTNITTEVVENLKKYFGESLMKSKIRNNISLVEAPALIKNIFDYKPQSNGAKDYEALGDEILEREKI from the coding sequence GTGAAGAAAATAGTTGTTGCTAATAATAAAGGTGGAGTATCTAAAACTACATCAGTACTAAATTTAGCTGGATATTTTGCCAATAAAAAATATAAAGTATTAGTTATTGATTTGGATCCTCAAGCAAATTTGACTGATTCTTTTGGAGTTGAAATAGAGAATACTGAAAATAATGCATATTTAGCATTAAAAGAAAAAAATATTGAATCATATATTTTAAAAATTAATGAAAATATAGATTTGTTACCAGCAAATTTAGATTTAGAAAAGGCAAATTTAGATTTTGTATCAATATTAGGAAGAGAATTATTATTGAGAAAAGGTTTGTCAAAAGTTGAAAAAAATTATGATATTTGTTTAATAGATACATCTCCAAATTTATCAACGTTAACATTAAACGCATTATCTTGTGCAGATAGTGTATATATTCCATTAAGAACAGGATATTATGAAATGCGTGGAGTATCAGTACTTTTAGATGTAATAGAACAAATTAAAGAGGATATAAATCCTAAATTAATATTAGGAGGAGTATTTTTAACTCAATATGATAATAGAACGAATATAACTACAGAAGTAGTTGAAAATTTAAAAAAATATTTTGGGGAAAGTTTGATGAAAAGTAAAATTAGAAATAATATTTCTTTAGTTGAAGCGCCAGCATTAATAAAAAATATTTTTGACTATAAACC